From Acidobacteriota bacterium, a single genomic window includes:
- a CDS encoding DUF2911 domain-containing protein, giving the protein MMKRFLTTTFGLALAVAMTLPLQAANARGKSEITLSGKTVSVDYGRPTLHGRTVAEMLSQLKEGGFWRLGADSSTTFETAVDLVFGNETVPAGTYSLWAEKMAGNKWDLVFNKQHGQWGTQHDAKLDFVKVPLEESKADDSAEMVTIELEAEGGGGNLSIQWGDLELGTNFTAK; this is encoded by the coding sequence ATGATGAAACGGTTCCTGACAACGACCTTCGGATTGGCTTTGGCGGTAGCGATGACGTTGCCTCTTCAGGCGGCGAATGCGCGAGGCAAAAGTGAGATCACTTTAAGCGGCAAGACGGTTTCCGTGGATTACGGGCGGCCTACGCTTCATGGCCGAACTGTCGCGGAAATGCTTTCCCAACTGAAGGAGGGAGGATTCTGGCGACTTGGCGCAGACTCGTCCACCACCTTTGAAACCGCTGTAGATCTGGTTTTTGGCAATGAGACCGTTCCGGCGGGCACCTACAGCCTGTGGGCGGAGAAAATGGCCGGCAACAAATGGGACCTGGTTTTTAACAAACAGCATGGGCAGTGGGGAACCCAGCACGATGCCAAGCTGGATTTTGTGAAGGTACCGTTGGAAGAGTCCAAAGCGGATGACTCGGCGGAAATGGTCACCATCGAACTGGAAGCGGAAGGTGGCGGAGGCAACCTTTCGATTCAGTGGGGTGACCTGGAGCTGGGAACGAACTTCACGGCCAAGTAA
- a CDS encoding RluA family pseudouridine synthase — translation MQDNEPQSQELREFVAANEDAGRRLDVFLAGHMPDWSRSQLQQVIRSGLVKIDQQPASKAGEKVEAGNRISVVAKHEPIRAFPEELPLTILYEDEDLAVIDKAAGMAVHIGVGTRSGTLVNALLFHLGDGLSGVAGEMRPGIVHRLDKMTSGLIVVARNDTAHRSLADQFRARTVHKRYQTLVHGRVESERGKIEASVGRDPVRRARMKVDGIAAREAVTLYQAVRRFHHFTLVDAEPQTGRTHQIRVHFAYIHHPVVGDRMYGAPAKVRIGSQEKGTLDRNFLHAAHIEFAHPRTGLPVSFTSPLPAKLAAFLELLEQQDR, via the coding sequence ATGCAGGATAACGAGCCTCAGAGCCAGGAATTGCGGGAGTTTGTGGCGGCGAATGAAGACGCCGGGCGCAGACTGGACGTCTTTCTTGCCGGGCATATGCCGGATTGGAGCCGCAGCCAGTTGCAGCAGGTGATCAGGTCAGGACTGGTGAAGATTGACCAGCAGCCTGCCTCCAAAGCCGGTGAAAAAGTGGAAGCTGGCAATCGCATCAGTGTCGTGGCAAAACATGAACCGATCCGCGCCTTTCCTGAAGAGTTGCCCCTCACCATCCTGTATGAGGACGAAGACCTGGCGGTGATTGACAAGGCCGCAGGCATGGCGGTCCACATCGGCGTGGGAACCAGATCCGGAACGCTGGTGAACGCGCTGCTTTTCCACCTGGGCGATGGCCTCTCGGGCGTTGCCGGAGAGATGCGGCCCGGGATCGTTCATCGCCTGGATAAAATGACTTCCGGTCTGATCGTGGTGGCCAGGAACGATACCGCACATCGTTCGCTGGCAGACCAATTCCGTGCGAGGACCGTGCATAAGCGCTACCAGACGCTGGTCCACGGGCGCGTGGAGTCGGAGCGCGGGAAAATCGAGGCATCCGTCGGACGGGATCCCGTAAGGCGGGCGCGCATGAAGGTGGACGGCATCGCGGCCCGGGAGGCCGTCACGCTTTACCAGGCGGTGCGGCGCTTTCATCACTTTACTCTGGTGGACGCAGAGCCGCAGACCGGCAGGACGCACCAGATTCGCGTTCACTTCGCCTATATTCATCACCCGGTGGTGGGTGATCGCATGTACGGAGCGCCGGCAAAGGTGCGCATCGGATCGCAGGAGAAGGGGACGCTGGACCGGAACTTCCTTCACGCGGCGCATATCGAGTTTGCGCATCCGCGTACAGGCTTACCGGTGAGCTTTACCTCGCCCCTGCCGGCCAAGCTGGCTGCCTTTCTGGAACTTCTGGAACAGCAGGACCGTTGA
- the lspA gene encoding signal peptidase II, which yields MVEKSSQAMDAPVMPAPMARRVYTLRRIFCLLVVVLVFAGDQITKDIVQRAIPHDVTIPVIPGFFNLIHTENTGIAFSLFAGASSSWKLGLIIGVSAALLITVIVVALKSRGMNWKAGVGLALIMGGASSNLLDRIRFGQVVDFLDFYFRSYHWATFNLADSAIVVGAGLLLLEILLSK from the coding sequence ATGGTGGAAAAATCCTCCCAGGCTATGGACGCTCCCGTGATGCCCGCCCCGATGGCGAGACGTGTGTATACCCTTCGGCGCATCTTCTGCCTTCTGGTCGTTGTCCTGGTTTTTGCCGGTGACCAGATTACAAAAGACATTGTGCAGCGTGCAATCCCACACGACGTGACGATCCCGGTGATACCCGGTTTCTTCAACCTGATTCACACGGAAAACACCGGCATTGCTTTCAGTTTGTTTGCCGGCGCTTCATCTTCATGGAAGTTGGGCCTGATCATCGGCGTGTCAGCAGCCTTGCTCATCACTGTTATCGTCGTGGCCCTGAAAAGCCGGGGAATGAACTGGAAAGCCGGCGTGGGGCTGGCGCTGATCATGGGCGGGGCGTCCTCAAACCTGCTGGATCGAATCCGCTTCGGGCAGGTGGTTGACTTTCTTGACTTCTATTTCCGGAGCTATCATTGGGCCACATTTAACCTGGCGGATAGCGCCATCGTAGTGGGAGCGGGCCTCCTCCTTCTCGAAATTCTTCTTTCAAAGTAG
- a CDS encoding isoleucine--tRNA ligase produces MRKALDLKQTLNLPQTKFSMKANLPQNEPRWLARWAEESLYGQIRHARKHAPLFTLHDGPPYANGRIHLGTALNKILKDFIIKSKTLAGFNAPYVPGWDCHGLPIEINVDKELGPKKRQMSTVEVRKACRRYAEKYIDLQREDFMRLGVFGEWSRPYLTMDPSYQALIAENFLTFLEKGYVYRGLKPVYWCIRDKTALAEAEVEYEQHTSPSIYVRYRVLSDLSAIAPELKGRELYVIIWTTTPWTLPASMAVAFHPGFEYVAASDGSKDGPVYILESRRLGPAMAEMGLDAPELLARFPGMRLDRIAIQHPFLERKLMGVLADYVTAEDGTGCVHTAPGHGREDYETGMRYGIKIYCPVGDAGEFTEGLPEYKGKKVFDANETIINLVKTHGNLMGPVGRLTHSYPHCWRCHNPIIFRANEQWFVSIDHDGLRGRSLEEIKKVRWSPEWGEERISNMIATRPDWCISRQRAWGVPITIFHCVDCNKPLLDAGLARRAVELFKQESADAWYTHDVKDLLPPGTTCPICGGSNLRKETDILDVWFDSGSSHTAVLGQRPDLPWPADVYLEGGDQYRGWFHSSLLVGMVTKGGAPYRAVLTNGWALDAQGRAMSKSLGNVIDPNEVIKTHGAEILRLWVASIDFREDVVISPDILTRLSEAYRKLRNTFRYCLSNLYGFDPAHNSVRGDQLEEIDCWAHAESANLLDRVYAAYNEDAFHKVYRAIYDFATIELSSFYFDILKDRLYTAPARSVRRRAAQTTLYRIADALVRAVAPLMCFTAEEVWSHLPPAALREPSVHLAQFISASSLRDEVSTANRRKLDNWPRLIEVRGAALKALEAARRQDVIHSPLEARLILSGDETFGPLLEKYRTELPTLLIVSQVEIEPYSASGAGESSIPGLKIRIEHASGAKCARCWNYSEQVGKDDVYPDACERCLAALREIEEDGAD; encoded by the coding sequence ATGCGAAAGGCGCTCGATCTCAAACAGACGCTGAATCTTCCGCAAACAAAGTTTTCGATGAAGGCGAACCTGCCCCAGAACGAGCCTCGCTGGCTTGCCCGCTGGGCGGAGGAGAGCCTTTACGGCCAGATTCGCCATGCGCGGAAGCATGCCCCGCTTTTCACTCTGCACGACGGTCCCCCTTACGCCAACGGCCGAATTCACCTGGGCACCGCGCTGAATAAAATCCTTAAAGATTTCATCATTAAGTCAAAAACGCTGGCGGGATTCAACGCTCCCTACGTCCCAGGCTGGGACTGCCACGGATTGCCGATCGAGATCAACGTTGACAAGGAACTTGGCCCCAAGAAGCGGCAGATGAGCACGGTGGAAGTTCGCAAAGCGTGCCGCCGTTACGCGGAGAAGTACATCGACCTTCAGCGGGAAGATTTTATGCGCCTCGGGGTGTTCGGCGAGTGGTCCAGGCCGTATCTCACCATGGACCCTTCCTACCAGGCATTGATTGCGGAAAACTTTCTGACATTTCTTGAGAAGGGCTACGTTTACCGCGGACTCAAGCCGGTCTATTGGTGCATTCGCGACAAAACGGCGCTGGCCGAGGCAGAAGTTGAATACGAGCAGCATACCAGCCCCTCCATCTATGTGCGCTACCGGGTGCTCTCGGATTTGAGTGCCATCGCTCCCGAACTCAAAGGGCGCGAATTGTACGTCATCATCTGGACCACCACCCCCTGGACCCTGCCGGCCAGCATGGCGGTGGCCTTCCATCCGGGGTTTGAATATGTTGCGGCCAGCGACGGCAGTAAAGACGGCCCCGTTTACATCCTGGAGAGCCGTCGGCTCGGGCCGGCTATGGCTGAGATGGGACTTGATGCGCCCGAGCTGCTTGCGCGATTTCCGGGCATGAGACTCGACCGCATTGCAATCCAGCATCCGTTCCTGGAGCGAAAGCTCATGGGCGTGCTGGCGGATTACGTTACGGCGGAAGATGGCACGGGCTGCGTTCACACCGCTCCGGGACATGGGCGCGAAGACTACGAAACGGGAATGCGGTATGGCATCAAAATCTATTGCCCGGTGGGCGACGCGGGCGAGTTCACCGAAGGTTTGCCTGAATATAAGGGCAAGAAGGTTTTTGATGCCAACGAGACTATCATCAACCTGGTAAAAACTCACGGCAATTTGATGGGGCCGGTGGGCCGCCTGACGCACTCCTACCCGCACTGCTGGCGATGCCACAATCCGATTATCTTCCGGGCCAACGAGCAGTGGTTCGTGAGCATTGACCACGACGGCCTGCGCGGGCGCTCGCTGGAGGAGATCAAGAAGGTCCGCTGGTCGCCGGAATGGGGCGAAGAACGGATTTCTAATATGATCGCCACGCGCCCGGACTGGTGCATTTCGCGTCAAAGGGCGTGGGGTGTGCCCATCACGATTTTCCACTGCGTTGATTGCAACAAGCCCCTGCTTGACGCCGGCCTCGCTCGCAGGGCGGTTGAACTGTTCAAGCAGGAAAGCGCAGACGCCTGGTATACGCATGATGTCAAGGACCTGCTTCCGCCGGGTACCACGTGTCCCATTTGCGGTGGCAGCAACCTGCGCAAAGAAACCGACATCCTCGATGTCTGGTTCGATTCTGGATCGAGCCACACCGCCGTGCTGGGACAACGGCCAGACTTGCCCTGGCCCGCGGATGTGTATCTTGAAGGCGGCGACCAGTATCGCGGATGGTTCCACAGCTCACTCCTGGTGGGGATGGTTACGAAGGGCGGGGCGCCTTATCGCGCAGTGCTCACCAACGGCTGGGCGCTCGACGCGCAGGGGCGCGCCATGTCGAAGTCACTGGGGAATGTGATTGACCCGAATGAGGTCATCAAGACGCACGGAGCTGAAATCCTGCGCCTCTGGGTGGCTTCCATCGACTTCCGCGAAGACGTTGTGATCTCTCCGGACATTCTCACGAGACTGTCGGAGGCGTATCGCAAGCTGCGCAACACCTTCCGATATTGCCTGTCGAATCTTTATGGCTTTGATCCGGCCCACAACAGTGTGCGCGGCGACCAGCTTGAAGAGATCGATTGCTGGGCGCACGCCGAGTCCGCAAACCTGCTGGACCGGGTGTACGCGGCCTATAACGAGGATGCCTTCCACAAGGTCTATCGCGCGATCTACGATTTTGCCACGATTGAGCTGAGTTCTTTCTACTTCGATATTCTGAAGGACCGGCTCTATACCGCTCCGGCGCGTTCAGTGCGACGGCGGGCGGCGCAGACTACACTTTACAGGATTGCCGATGCGCTCGTGCGTGCAGTTGCCCCGTTAATGTGTTTTACAGCAGAAGAAGTCTGGTCGCACCTGCCGCCTGCCGCACTACGCGAGCCCAGCGTGCACCTGGCGCAATTCATTTCGGCTTCCAGCTTGCGCGATGAGGTTTCGACGGCTAACCGCAGAAAGCTTGACAACTGGCCACGTTTGATAGAAGTGCGAGGCGCCGCGTTGAAGGCGCTGGAGGCGGCGCGGCGCCAGGATGTGATCCACAGTCCGCTTGAGGCCCGGCTTATCCTGAGCGGCGACGAGACGTTTGGCCCTCTGCTTGAAAAATATCGCACGGAATTACCCACTCTCCTGATCGTTTCCCAGGTGGAGATTGAGCCATATTCCGCCAGCGGCGCTGGTGAGAGCTCCATACCGGGGCTTAAAATAAGAATTGAGCACGCCTCGGGGGCCAAGTGCGCCCGTTGCTGGAACTACTCGGAGCAGGTTGGGAAGGATGATGTTTATCCAGACGCTTGCGAGCGTTGTCTGGCCGCCTTGCGCGAGATTGAGGAAGATGGCGCGGATTAG
- a CDS encoding TonB-dependent receptor, with product MRVHSSQHGNRLKEWAAYSVEGLLFLSLLASLAALNALAACPQAKTPPQETRRQTRGVGSQVAAPSETPPPTTQHHESSIPEQADTLLVIVNDENGLAVSLAHVYLIRTGAEPVEKGETNFAGRCIFRGLTPGNYQLIVEKEGFYAVRSGNIAVGKLEGTEVILNRVREVHQRVNVVASPAAIDPAKTSSTHGLSDTEIMNLPYSVPRDIRYALPLIPGIVQDATGQIHVNGAPTRQVLDQMDEFNITDPASGFFDARVAVDALRSVTVYGTRYPVQYGKASGGVLDMESGMGDDHYRFSGTDLLPSIANHKGYHVNGWTPHGSFSGPIRKGKAWFLLAPESEYDLDLINELPPGADSNTRWRWGDLAKSQINLTRSNILTTDFLFNEFRSDHAGLSRFSPVETTTHQNQSSYHLSAIDQSTLSSGMLMEYGIGFSRFHIAELPLGNATYVITPEGFSGNFFQRAEGRSERLQFISNVIAPTLSKWGTHEWRAGFDFDRVSSVESFNRHDISIIRQNGTLSRTVTFPGNPSYDQTNFESGIYAEDHWSISPRLYVDPGLRVEWDQIAPGARVAPRVAFSFTPSAEDNTKLVAGVGVYFDQSNLDLYTQPRAGARIDSFYDPTGVALIRPPVESVFVIDQQQLKKPWVLNWSTGIERKLPANFFLRTEYIQKRGHRGWTYVNPCSGQQGCFTGQFPLESTQRDRYDAVDIALRRRFRSGHVIYVAFTHSNSRSNAVLDFNLLNPYFSPQGAGPLPWDTPNRIVSWGILPLLKQFDLAYTLDWHQGFPFSVVNEDQELVGPPNSMRYPAYFSLNMALERRIALFGFRWQLRAGFDDITDRHNPYAVDNNIDSPTYLTFGSTGGRSLTGQVRLLGRN from the coding sequence ATGCGAGTGCATTCTTCCCAACACGGAAATCGGCTGAAAGAGTGGGCCGCCTATAGCGTAGAAGGACTGCTTTTTCTCAGTCTGCTCGCCAGCCTTGCCGCTCTCAATGCGCTTGCCGCATGCCCGCAGGCGAAGACACCACCGCAGGAAACCAGGCGACAAACCCGCGGGGTTGGCTCGCAAGTAGCGGCCCCGTCGGAAACCCCGCCTCCCACAACACAGCACCATGAAAGCAGCATCCCGGAGCAGGCCGACACGTTGCTGGTGATCGTGAATGATGAGAACGGCCTGGCCGTGTCGCTCGCCCATGTTTACCTTATAAGAACAGGCGCAGAACCTGTTGAGAAGGGGGAAACCAATTTTGCAGGGAGGTGCATCTTCAGGGGTCTGACGCCCGGCAATTATCAACTGATTGTGGAGAAAGAGGGATTTTATGCCGTCCGCTCCGGCAACATTGCCGTGGGCAAGTTGGAGGGTACAGAAGTCATCCTGAACCGCGTGCGGGAAGTTCATCAGCGCGTTAATGTGGTGGCATCGCCCGCAGCCATCGATCCGGCAAAAACCTCATCGACGCACGGGTTGAGCGACACAGAGATTATGAACCTGCCGTACAGTGTTCCCCGCGACATCCGTTACGCTCTGCCGCTGATTCCTGGTATTGTGCAAGACGCCACCGGCCAGATCCACGTGAATGGCGCTCCCACGCGGCAAGTCCTCGACCAGATGGATGAATTCAACATCACCGACCCCGCCAGTGGCTTCTTTGACGCCCGAGTGGCAGTTGATGCGCTGCGCTCCGTTACAGTCTACGGCACCCGCTATCCGGTTCAGTATGGCAAAGCTTCCGGGGGCGTCCTCGATATGGAATCGGGCATGGGCGACGACCACTACAGGTTTTCCGGCACTGACCTGCTTCCTTCGATCGCAAACCATAAGGGGTATCATGTAAATGGCTGGACCCCGCACGGCAGTTTCTCCGGGCCTATCAGAAAGGGCAAAGCCTGGTTTCTGCTGGCTCCCGAAAGCGAATATGACCTTGACCTGATCAATGAGCTTCCACCCGGCGCTGACTCCAACACCCGCTGGCGGTGGGGAGACCTTGCAAAATCGCAGATCAATCTGACGCGGTCAAACATCCTGACTACCGACTTTCTGTTTAACGAATTTCGCAGTGACCATGCAGGGCTTTCGCGCTTCAGCCCCGTGGAAACCACCACCCATCAAAACCAGTCCAGCTACCATCTTTCAGCCATTGACCAGTCCACGCTTTCCAGTGGAATGCTGATGGAATATGGGATCGGGTTCAGCCGCTTCCACATTGCCGAACTGCCGCTGGGAAATGCTACATACGTGATCACTCCCGAAGGATTTAGCGGCAATTTCTTCCAGCGCGCCGAAGGACGTTCTGAACGCCTGCAATTCATTTCAAATGTTATCGCCCCCACCCTCAGCAAATGGGGTACGCACGAATGGAGGGCGGGCTTTGATTTTGACCGCGTTTCGAGCGTGGAGTCCTTCAATCGCCATGACATTTCAATCATTCGACAGAATGGAACGCTCTCGCGCACGGTGACGTTTCCTGGCAACCCGTCGTACGACCAGACCAATTTCGAATCCGGCATTTACGCCGAGGACCACTGGTCAATCTCACCCCGTCTGTACGTGGATCCCGGCCTCCGCGTCGAGTGGGACCAGATTGCCCCGGGCGCCCGCGTGGCACCCCGAGTGGCGTTCAGCTTCACTCCGTCGGCGGAAGATAATACGAAGCTGGTTGCAGGCGTGGGTGTCTACTTCGATCAATCGAATCTCGACTTGTACACTCAGCCGCGCGCAGGAGCGCGCATCGACTCTTTTTATGACCCGACGGGCGTCGCACTGATTCGCCCGCCGGTAGAAAGCGTCTTTGTAATCGACCAGCAACAACTGAAGAAGCCCTGGGTCCTGAATTGGAGCACCGGCATCGAGCGCAAACTTCCGGCCAACTTCTTTTTGCGGACTGAATACATCCAGAAGCGCGGGCATAGAGGCTGGACCTATGTGAACCCTTGTTCTGGCCAACAAGGCTGCTTCACCGGGCAGTTTCCACTGGAGAGCACGCAACGAGACCGTTACGATGCCGTGGACATCGCCTTACGGCGGCGCTTCAGGAGCGGGCATGTCATCTACGTCGCCTTCACGCACTCGAATTCCCGGTCTAACGCGGTGCTGGATTTCAACCTTCTAAACCCCTACTTCAGCCCGCAGGGAGCCGGACCGCTGCCGTGGGACACGCCTAACCGGATCGTCTCCTGGGGAATCCTCCCTCTCTTGAAACAGTTCGATCTTGCCTACACTCTTGACTGGCATCAGGGCTTTCCTTTCAGCGTTGTGAACGAAGACCAGGAGCTGGTCGGACCGCCCAACAGCATGCGTTATCCCGCCTATTTTTCGCTGAACATGGCGCTCGAACGAAGGATCGCCCTGTTCGGCTTTCGCTGGCAGCTTCGCGCCGGCTTTGACGACATCACTGACCGCCACAATCCTTACGCCGTCGATAACAACATTGATTCGCCTACCTACCTGACCTTTGGCAGCACCGGCGGCCGTTCGCTCACAGGCCAGGTGCGCCTGTTGGGGCGCAATTGA
- a CDS encoding sulfite reductase subunit A, with the protein MLAGKGYQIIGPTLIEGAIVYDEIRSVEDLPAGWTDVQDAASYRLEKRDDEALFGYNVGPHSWKKFLFPPRTRLWQAERKEGSAQVIDEPIENRKLAFVGVRSCELHAIAVQDRVFIQPGFVNAPYQARRNQIFTVAVNCGQAGGTCFCVSMNAGPRVTTGFDLALTEIIEPGRHYFVAEAGSEAGLAVIQQVPHVEAGPEQIAAAEGAVAKAAGQMGRQMDTFGIKDLLYRNYRNPRWDDVASRCLACANCTMVCPTCFCSTVEDVTSLKGDHAERWQRWDSCFTLDFSYIHGGSVRTSTRARYRQWMTHKLATWFDQFGTSGCVGCGRCITWCPAAIDITEEVRAIRQSEQRNAAPTEGQHGDT; encoded by the coding sequence GTGTTGGCCGGTAAGGGCTACCAGATCATCGGCCCAACTCTCATCGAAGGCGCTATCGTCTACGACGAAATCAGGTCCGTGGAGGACCTGCCGGCAGGCTGGACCGACGTCCAGGATGCTGCTTCCTACCGCCTGGAGAAACGGGACGACGAGGCACTGTTCGGCTACAACGTGGGACCCCATTCCTGGAAGAAGTTCCTCTTTCCGCCACGGACGCGGTTGTGGCAGGCAGAACGCAAAGAAGGGTCGGCCCAGGTCATCGATGAACCCATCGAAAACCGCAAACTGGCGTTCGTTGGGGTGCGCTCTTGCGAGCTGCACGCCATCGCCGTTCAGGACCGCGTTTTCATTCAGCCCGGCTTCGTCAACGCGCCTTACCAGGCACGCCGAAACCAGATCTTTACTGTCGCAGTAAATTGCGGTCAAGCCGGCGGTACCTGCTTTTGTGTTTCCATGAACGCCGGCCCCAGAGTCACCACGGGCTTTGACCTCGCCCTGACTGAGATCATTGAACCGGGACGGCACTATTTCGTGGCCGAAGCTGGAAGCGAAGCCGGCCTTGCCGTCATCCAGCAGGTACCGCACGTCGAGGCCGGCCCGGAGCAGATCGCGGCGGCTGAAGGGGCCGTTGCTAAGGCAGCCGGGCAGATGGGCCGGCAGATGGATACGTTCGGCATCAAAGACCTTCTTTATCGCAATTACAGAAATCCCCGCTGGGACGATGTGGCGTCCCGCTGCCTCGCCTGCGCCAACTGCACCATGGTGTGCCCTACCTGCTTTTGCTCTACGGTCGAAGACGTCACCAGCCTGAAGGGGGACCACGCGGAGCGCTGGCAGAGGTGGGATTCCTGCTTTACCCTGGATTTCTCTTATATCCACGGAGGCAGCGTCCGTACCAGCACGCGTGCCCGCTATCGCCAGTGGATGACCCATAAGCTCGCCACCTGGTTTGATCAATTTGGGACTTCGGGCTGCGTCGGCTGCGGCCGCTGCATCACCTGGTGTCCCGCGGCCATTGACATCACAGAAGAAGTCCGCGCCATTCGGCAATCGGAACAGAGAAACGCAGCACCGACGGAGGGCCAACATGGAGACACTTAG
- a CDS encoding cyclic nucleotide-binding domain-containing protein, with the protein METLRPILAEHPFFKDLEERHLDLVAGCASNVRFKAGDFIFRHGEEANEFYLIREGLVAIEMFVTGRGAVNVQTIGEGQILGWSWLVPPYRWMFDAHALETTRAIALDGICLRNKSEQDHDLGYQLLKRFATIVQKDLDAARLQILNIYEVHA; encoded by the coding sequence ATGGAGACACTTAGACCTATTCTGGCCGAACACCCTTTTTTCAAGGACCTTGAGGAACGCCATCTCGACCTGGTTGCCGGGTGCGCCTCCAACGTGCGTTTCAAAGCCGGCGACTTCATCTTCCGCCATGGCGAGGAGGCGAATGAGTTCTACCTCATTCGGGAGGGCCTCGTCGCGATTGAGATGTTTGTGACAGGCCGGGGTGCCGTAAACGTGCAGACGATTGGCGAGGGCCAGATCCTGGGATGGTCCTGGCTGGTCCCCCCCTATCGCTGGATGTTCGACGCTCATGCGTTGGAAACGACCCGTGCCATTGCACTTGACGGCATCTGCCTTCGCAACAAGTCCGAGCAGGACCACGACCTGGGATATCAGCTCCTGAAGCGGTTCGCGACGATCGTACAGAAAGACCTCGACGCCGCCCGGCTTCAAATCCTTAATATTTATGAAGTCCATGCCTGA